GCAGCTCCTCGGGAGCGTCACCGACCGCGTCGCCCGGCTCGCCTCCCGGCCGGTGACGATCGTCAAGACCCCGATCGACGAAAGTGCATAGTCGTTTCAGCACGGGTTCTCGAGCGGCCATCTCAGCTGACCACCGGCCTTAGCGGTCATCGGCCAGCAGTCGCGGGACGGCGGCGACGGCGGCTCCGATCGCGACGAAGAAAACGACGGTCCCGCCAATCGTCAGGAGCAGGGACGCGTCGGTCGGGACGGTGATCGGCTCTGGATCGGTCCCCTCGGGCGTCCACGTGGCGATCAGCGAGAGGGCGATCGCGACCGCGAGGTAGCTCAGTCCGAACGAGCCGAGCGCGAGGCCGGCGTCCGTACGCGTCTCGAGGCGAACGGAGCGAACGAGCAGATAGCCGGCGACCAGCAACACGACGACCGGAACGAGCGCGGTAACGTGACTGATGAAGCCTTGATCCATTCTAAATGCGAAGCCGATCGGTTCGCCGCCCTGTTCGATCGGTGCACCGTGGCTCCCCAGTGTCACGAGCCCCGCGAGGATCCACCGGCTCGGCTCGTCCTCCGCTCCCGTTCCCGACGTTGCGATCAGTACGCTCACGAGGTGGTAGGCCACCGCGTAGACGACCGCGAGGGCGCTCGCGCCAGACGCGAGCCCGGCTTTCCACGGCGAGACGGCCAGTTTTCGCCGCCTGCGGCGCAGAACGTCGGTCGGATCGTCGCCGTCCCCGCCGTCCTCGCTCTCGTCGAACTCTCGCTCGTCCTCAAGCGAGGGCCCCGTCTCGTACTGCTGATTCGATGACATGTGTGTGACAACGAACGATGCTGGGGAATACGTTTCGGTCGTTCGACGCGTGGAATCAGCGCCGACTCGAGCGACCGTCCGCGGTCTCGACGGCGAGCCGTCGCGGAACCGAAACCTGAACTGGTTTATCCGGGGACCGACAATCGGGGCACAATGACAGTCGTCGCTTTCGACTTCGACGGAACGCTTTCGGACTCGGAAATGACCGTACTGCTCGGCGACCGCCGCAGCGTCGCCGAGGACATGGCCGACATCACCGAACGCGCGATGAACGACGAAATTGGCTACGCCGAGAGCCTCCGCAAGCGCGCGGCCCTCCTCGAGGGCCTGCCCGAGGCCGAGGCCGACGCCGCCTTCGACGAGGTCGTTCTCCGCGAGGGCGCTGCCGACCTCATCGAGGAACTGAACGCGGCCGGCGTCACGACCGCCATCCTCACGGGCGGGTTCGAACGCGGCGTCGCAGCGGCTCTCGAGCGAGAGGGCGTCTCCGTGGATCACATCGTCTCCAACCGGCTTCCGATGAAAGCGGGCGAACTCACGGGTGCAGTCGATGGGCCGCTGATTGAGGGCACCAAAGACGACGCGCTCGAGAACCTCGCCAACGACGTCGGCGTTGACCTCGCGGACACTGTAGCGATCGGTGACGGGGCCAACGACCTGCCGATGCTCGAGGTCGCCGGCCTCGCAATCGGCTTCGAACCGAAACCGGCGGTCGAACCCCACTGCGATGTCGTCGTCACGTCGATGGCCGAGGCCCGCGAAACGCTCGTCGAGGATGCCGTTCTCGCCGAGGGCTAATTCGCCGGGACTACTACTGACTTGTCGCTCATAATGCGTTGTTGAACTCCCGAATTCTGCACTCGAGTTGTGACTGAGCGTCTCTGCTCGCCGCCTATCACTAGTTTGCTCGGACAGTCGTGAAACCGTGAATATCCGCTCTAACTGCCTATTTCCTGACCGAGAGAGTTTTAACTCGTAATCGAGTAAGTGATCTTGATGATGTGGCAAGACCTCGTATTCATGATCGGGAGCAGCCTTTCGATCGTCTTTCTCGCGCCGACACTGCGCGACTCGAGCGCGCGGGTTCCCCTCGGCACGAGTTTGCCCTCAATGGGGATCGGGTTCGTCTACAGCATGACCTTCTTCACGCTGGGGATGACCTTCTCCGCCACGGGCG
This genomic stretch from Natrinema sp. SYSU A 869 harbors:
- the serB gene encoding phosphoserine phosphatase SerB, which encodes MTVVAFDFDGTLSDSEMTVLLGDRRSVAEDMADITERAMNDEIGYAESLRKRAALLEGLPEAEADAAFDEVVLREGAADLIEELNAAGVTTAILTGGFERGVAAALEREGVSVDHIVSNRLPMKAGELTGAVDGPLIEGTKDDALENLANDVGVDLADTVAIGDGANDLPMLEVAGLAIGFEPKPAVEPHCDVVVTSMAEARETLVEDAVLAEG